The Magnolia sinica isolate HGM2019 chromosome 10, MsV1, whole genome shotgun sequence genome includes a window with the following:
- the LOC131217263 gene encoding protein At-4/1 isoform X2 — protein MPVSKRQKTKLSRETENGGNQRRRNGIPTPELRPHLPDNERLTKMYTESLTKLANQLERRAKCRNLEEELKKVNDEHLHKEDEYKKAMEMLKHNHAFKTAELEEKIRCCLLQKQANEVTINQLRQDSSACKSQIDILTNSLEKVNVDVELKYHHEIQDLKDCLLVEQEEKRELIKKLQIAEKELMICKMKQADQQRESTSNRHVETLKQKIMKLRKENEVLKRQLLVPQFEDM, from the exons ATGCCCGTTTCAAAAAGACAAAAAACCAAGCTTTCCAGAGAAACTGAAAATGGCGGCAACCAGCGACGAAGAAATGGAATCCCTACTCCGGAACTTCGACCACATCTACCAG ATAATGAACGTCTAACAAAGATGTACACCGAGTCTTTAACTAAACTTGCTAATCAG TTAGAGCGTCGTGCAAAGTGCCGAAATTTGGAAGAAGAGCTGAAAAAGGTCAACGACGAACATCTCCACAAGGAAGAT GAATATAAGAAAGCGATGGAAATGCTTAAACACAATCACGCATTCAAGACTGCAGAGCTAGAGGAGAAAATAAG ATGTTGTCTACTTCAAAAACAAGCAAATGAAGTTACAATAAACCAACTCCGGCAGGACTCGTCTGCATGCAAGAGCCAAATAGATATCCTAACCAACAGCTTGGAAAAAGTTAATGTTGATGTAGAGTTAAAGT ATCATCATGAGATACAAGATTTGAAGGATTGTCTCCTGGTTGAACAAGAAGAGAAACGTGAATTGATCAAGAAGCTCCAAATTGCAGAAAAAGAAT TGATGATTTGCAAAATGAAACAGGCGGACCAGCAGCGGGAATCGACTTCGAACCGTCATGTGGAGACATTGAAGCAGAAGATAATGAAACTGAGGAAGGAGAACGAGGTGTTGAAGAGGCAGCTGCTCGTCCCGCAATTCGAAGATATGTAA
- the LOC131217263 gene encoding protein At-4/1 isoform X1, producing the protein MAATSDEEMESLLRNFDHIYQEYKGGIAELQLLKSSYDVEIRRREALEITCSNLRTDNERLTKMYTESLTKLANQLERRAKCRNLEEELKKVNDEHLHKEDEYKKAMEMLKHNHAFKTAELEEKIRCCLLQKQANEVTINQLRQDSSACKSQIDILTNSLEKVNVDVELKYHHEIQDLKDCLLVEQEEKRELIKKLQIAEKELMICKMKQADQQRESTSNRHVETLKQKIMKLRKENEVLKRQLLVPQFEDM; encoded by the exons ATGGCGGCAACCAGCGACGAAGAAATGGAATCCCTACTCCGGAACTTCGACCACATCTACCAG GAATACAAAGGTGGGATTGCAGAGCTTCAATTGCTGAAGTCAAGCTATGATGTTGAAATTAGAAGGCGTGAAGCTCTTGAAATTACGTGCAGCAATCTGAGGACAG ATAATGAACGTCTAACAAAGATGTACACCGAGTCTTTAACTAAACTTGCTAATCAG TTAGAGCGTCGTGCAAAGTGCCGAAATTTGGAAGAAGAGCTGAAAAAGGTCAACGACGAACATCTCCACAAGGAAGAT GAATATAAGAAAGCGATGGAAATGCTTAAACACAATCACGCATTCAAGACTGCAGAGCTAGAGGAGAAAATAAG ATGTTGTCTACTTCAAAAACAAGCAAATGAAGTTACAATAAACCAACTCCGGCAGGACTCGTCTGCATGCAAGAGCCAAATAGATATCCTAACCAACAGCTTGGAAAAAGTTAATGTTGATGTAGAGTTAAAGT ATCATCATGAGATACAAGATTTGAAGGATTGTCTCCTGGTTGAACAAGAAGAGAAACGTGAATTGATCAAGAAGCTCCAAATTGCAGAAAAAGAAT TGATGATTTGCAAAATGAAACAGGCGGACCAGCAGCGGGAATCGACTTCGAACCGTCATGTGGAGACATTGAAGCAGAAGATAATGAAACTGAGGAAGGAGAACGAGGTGTTGAAGAGGCAGCTGCTCGTCCCGCAATTCGAAGATATGTAA